The following coding sequences are from one Lycium ferocissimum isolate CSIRO_LF1 chromosome 3, AGI_CSIRO_Lferr_CH_V1, whole genome shotgun sequence window:
- the LOC132050621 gene encoding cullin-1-like — MADETEEKTIALEEGMECVQKGLNKLKVIIEGEPESFTSDEYVMLYTTIYNMCTQKAPHDYSQQLYDKYKEAVEDYILTIVLPSLKKKHDEFLLKELQKRWASHKLMVKWLLKFFHYLDKFFIKRAEVPALNEVGLTCFRDLVYYEVQSRVTDAVIALIDQEREGEKIDRALLKNVIDLYIEMGKGKMDYYVNDFEEAMLRDTACHYSRKAASWIVEDTCPEYMLKAEECLKKEKDRVSHYLHSSSEPKILEKVQNQVLIAYTNQLLEKEDSGCRALLRDEKVEDLTRMYSLFHKIPKGIELVAETFKQHVAAEGMVVVQQAAEAANNKADSSGGSQELDFLKKAFDLHDKEMVYVKGCFADNTIFHKALKEAFEVFCNRSIAGSSTAELLASYCDNTLKKGGNEQLSDDVIEDTLDKVVKLVTYISDKDVFAEFYRKKLSRRLLFDKSANEEHERLILSKLKQQCGGQFTSKMEGMVTDLSLVKENQTHFQDYISNNPAVNPGIDMTVTVLTTGFWPSYKSCDLNLPVEMAKGVKSFKEFYQKKTKHRKLTWIFSLGQCNLNGKFEQKTIELILGTYQAAALLLFNASDKWSYSDIKSELNLADDDLVRVLASVSCAKYKILNKKPSGKTVSSTDHFEFNSQFTDKMRRIRVPLPPVDDRKKMVEEVGKDRRYAIDACLVRIMKAKKVLTHQQLILECVEQLSKMFKPDVKAIKKRIEDLITRDYLERDLENTNTYKYIA, encoded by the exons ATGGCGGACGAGACTGAGGAGAAGACTATCGCCTTGGAGGAAGGAATGGAATGTGTTCAGAAGGGACTTAATAAGTTAAAAGTAATCATAGAAGGAGAGCCAGAGTCATTCACCTCAGACGAATACGTGATGCTCTACAC CACTATCTATAACATGTGCACCCAGAAAGCCCCTCATGATTACTCTCAGCAACTGTATGATAAGTACAAGGAAGCAGTTGAAGATTACATCCTTACTATC GTTTTGCCTTCTCTGAAAAAGAAGCACGATGAATTCTTGTTGAAGGAGCTCCAGAAAAGATGGGCATCTCATAAACTTATGGTCAAGTGGCTTTTAAAGTTCTTCCATTATCTTGACAAGTTTTTTATCAAACGAGCTGAAGTCCCTGCACTTAATGAAGTTGGTCTGACTTGCTTCAGGGATCTG GTTTATTATGAGGTGCAAAGTAGAGTGACAGATGCTGTGATAGCACTG ATTGATCAGGAACGTGAGGGTGAGAAAATCGACAGAGCTTTGCTGAAGAATGTCATAGATTTGTATATTGAGATGGGAAAGGGAAAGATGGACTATTATGTTAATGACTTTGAAGAGGCAATGCTCCGAGATACTGCCTGTCATTATTCTCGAAAAGCTGCATCCTGGATTGTTGAAGATACTTGTCCAGAATATATGCTAAAG GCAGAGGAGTgcttgaaaaaagaaaaggatagagtGTCTCATTATCTGCACTCGAGCAGTGAGCCAAAAATTCTGGAG AAAGTGCAAAATCAGGTATTGATTGCATATACCAATCAATTGCTTGAGAAGGAGGATTCTGGATGCCGAGCTTTGCTTAGAGATGAAAAG GTTGAGGATTTAACTCGAATGTATAGCCTATTCCACAAAATTCCAAAAGGGATAGAGCTAGTAGCAGAGACGTTTAAGCAG CACGTTGCCGCTGAAGGCATGGTCGTTGTACAACAGGCTGCAGAGGCAGCAAATAACAAG GCTGATAGTTCGGGTGGCTCACAGGAGCTG GACTTTCTTAAGAAGGCATTTGATCTGCATGACAAGGAGATGGTGTATGTGAAAGGCTGTTTTGCTGATAACACTATCTTTCACAAG GCTCTGAAAGAAGCATTTGAGGTCTTCTGTAACAGAAGTATTGCCGGCTCTTCAACTGCAGAGCTCCTTGCCTCTTACTGTGACAATACCCTTAAGAAAGGTGGGAATGAGCAACTCAGTGACGATGTTATTGAGGATACATTGGATAAG GTGGTCAAGCTTGTTACGTACATCAGCGACAAAGATGTGTTTGCTGAGTTCTACAG GAAGAAGCTTTCTCGCCGATTGCTTTTTGATAAAAGTGCCAATGAAGAACATGAAAGGCTTATCTTATCAAAGCTAAAGCAGCAGTGTGGTGGACAGTTTACATCCAAGATGGAGGGAATG GTGACAGATTTGTCACTGGTGAAGGAAAATCAGACCCACTTTCAGGATTATATCAGCAACAATCCTGCAGTGAATCCTGGAATCGATATGACTGTAACCGTTCTTACGACTGGGTTCTGGCCTAGTTATAAATCTTGTGATTTGAATCTCCCCGTGGAAATG GCAAAGGGTGTGAAATCCTTCAAGGAATTTTATCAGAAAAAGACAAAACACAGGAAATTGACATGGATATTTTCATTGGGACAATGTAACCTTAATGGAAAGTTTGAGCAGAAAACTATTGAACTGATTCTGGGAACTTATCAG GCTGCTGCTCTATTACTGTTTAATGCTTCTGATAAATGGAGTTACTCTGACATCAAGAGTGAGTTAAATTTAGCCGACGATGACTTGGTCAGGGTGCTGGCATCCGTATCATGTGCCAAGTACAAAATTCTTAACAAGAAGCCCAGTGGTAAAACTGTTTCATCGACTGATCATTTTGAGTTCAACTCCCAGTTCACAGACAAGATGAGGAGGATTCGG GTCCCTTTGCCTCCTGTTGATGATAGGAAGAAAATGGTTGAGGAAGTCGGAAAGGACAGGCGTTATGCAATTGACGCCTGTCTGGTGCGTATAATGAAGGCCAAGAAAGTTCTAACTCATCAACAGCTAATTTTGGAGTGTGTTGAGCAGTTAAGCAAAATGTTCAAG CCTGATGTCAAAGCAATCAAAAAGCGGATCGAAGATCTTATCACTCGAGACTACTTGGAAAGAGACCTGGAGAACACGAACACTTACAAGTACATTGCTTGA